Proteins found in one Triticum urartu cultivar G1812 chromosome 4, Tu2.1, whole genome shotgun sequence genomic segment:
- the LOC125551042 gene encoding heavy metal-associated isoprenylated plant protein 33-like, which translates to MSKEDVLKIQTCVLKVNIHCDGCQKKVKKILSKIDGVYQSTIDPEEGKVMVSGLVDPDTIIKKLNKGGKPAVLWGSKPAGVANQFQKLHLDGNGGGGKGQQPKDAGGKGHPKDAGGKAHKGGGKDAKMAMPQPTPQQIQQMQQQMQMKGAPTPQQLQQLQQQMQMKGAPTPQQLQQLQQQMQMKGAPTPQQMQQLQQQMQMKGAPTPQQLQQLQQQMQMKGLKLPPQFMGGAPAKMPFPAGAPAKDPKSVKFNLPEDGWGDDGGSEFDDEFDEFDDDEDYDDEGFEDDYYDDPKMMMKQMAMPPNAGGGDKKGAGNGGKKGGGGNEIPVQIKGNGNNGGGKKDAGGKQQHQGGNGNGNGGGKNGGGGGQPNNVKGGGAPVQGKKGGGAGGPAPGMGGPMGGGMPPPQQAMFRPNMMGGAGFPGMGGPMGHPHAASGAQAGRAMQGMPPAGVYQGAGGGGGGGMPSGAEMLQAAAAAGNPMAQQQYMQLIQQQQQQQQMAMLQQQQQQQQMMMMNGGHGGGAGGYPQMGYGPGYGRPPMGSYPMPTAYAMPPQPPAGEPYNYFSDEDPNSCSVM; encoded by the exons ATGAGCAAGGAGGATGTGCTCAAGATACAG ACCTGCGTGCTCAAGGTGAACATCCACTGCGACGGGTGCCAGAAGAAGGTGAAGAAGATCCTCAGCAAGATCGATG GCGTGTACCAGAGCACCATCGACCCGGAGGAGGGCAAGGTGATGGTGTCCGGACTCGTGGATCCGGACACCATCATTAAGAAGCTCAACAAGGGCGGCAAGCCCGCTGTGCTCTGGGGCTCCAAGCCCGCCGGCGTCGCCAACCAGTTCCAAAAGCTCCACCTCGACGGTAACGGCGGCGGTGGTAAGGGCCAGCAGCCCAAGGACGCCGGCGGCAAAGGCCATCCCAAAGATGCCGGCGGCAAGGCCCACAAGGGCGGCGGCAAGGACGCCAAGATGGCGATGCCGCAGCCGACCCCGCAGCAGATTCAGCAAATGCAGCAGCAGATGCAGATGAAGGGCGCGCCGACGCCGCAGCAGcttcagcagctgcagcagcagATGCAGATGAAGGGTGCGCCCACGCCGCAGCAGCTCCAGCAGCTGCAGCAGCAGATGCAGATGAAGGGCGCGCCGACGCCGCAGCAGATGCAGCAGCTGCAGCAGCAGATGCAGATGAAGGGCGCGCCCACGCCGCAGCAGCTCCAGCAGCTGCAGCAGCAGATGCAGATGAAGGGGCTGAAGCTGCCGCCCCAGTTCATGGGCGGCGCCCCGGCCAAGATGCCGTTCCCGGCGGGTGCGCCGGCCAAGGACCCCAAGTCCGTCAAGTTCAACCTCCCCGAGGACGGCTGGGGCGACGACGGCGGCAGCGAGTTCGACGACGAGTTCGACGAATTTGACGACGACGAAGATTACGACGATGAGGGCTTCGAAGACGACTACTACGACGACCCCAAGATGATGATGAAGCAGATGGCCATGCCGCCGAACGCCGGCGGGGGCGACAAGAAGGGCGCCGGCAATGGTGGGAAGAAGGGCGGTGGAGGAAACGAGATCCCGGTGCAGATCAAGGGCAACGGCAACAACGGCGGCGGCAAGAAAGACGCGGGTGGCAAGCAGCAGCACCAAGGTGGGAACGGCAACGGCAACGGCGGGGGTAAGAACGGAGGCGGTGGTGGGCAGCCGAACAACGTCAAGGGAGGAGGAGCGCCGGTCCAGGGGAAGAagggcggcggcgctggtggcCCGGCCCCAGGCATGGGTGGCCCGATGGGGGGCGGCATGCCGCCGCCGCAGCAGGCCATGTTCAGGCCTAACATGATGGGCGGCGCCGGTTTCCCCGGCATGGGCGGTCCAATGGGCCACCCGCACGCGGCGAGCGGCGCGCAGGCTGGCCGCGCCATGCAGGGCATGCCGCCGGCTGGGGTTTACCAgggcgctggcggcggcggcggcggcggcatgcCGTCCGGCGCGGAGATGCTGCAGGCTGCCGCGGCGGCCGGGAACCCCATGGCGCAGCAGCAGTACATGCAACTGatccagcagcagcaacagcagcagcagatGGCAAtgctgcagcagcagcagcaacaacaacaaatgatgatgatgaacggcggccacggcggcggcgcgggagggtaCCCGCAGATGGGCTACGGGCCAGGGTACGGGCGCCCGCCGATGGGCTCGTACCCAATGCCAACCGCCTATGCGATGCCGCCGCAGCCACCAGCGGGGGAGCCTTACAACTACTTCAGCGACGAGGACCCCAACAGCTGCTCGGTGATGTGA